TACCATTGGTCAGATTACCTTTGACGGAGCCCTTTATCGCAATATGGAATTCACCGGGCCTGCGCTCAAGCACCTTTCCATGGAGGCGCGTCTCACCATCACCAATATGGCGATTGAAGCCGGCGGCAAAAGTGGTTTCATCGAGGCCGATGAGGTTACGGAAGCCTATCTGAAAGGACGGGCCAAACGGCCTTACACGATCTATAAAAGTGATCCGGACGCTTCGTATGTGGCCCGCTACGATTGGGATATCTCCGGGATGGAGCCCCAGGTGGCGCAGCCCAACCTGCCGGACAAAGTGGCGGGGGTCAGCCAGGTGAAAGGGGCCAAAATCAACTCGGCTTTCCTGGGGTCGTGCACCAACGGCCGCATCGAGGATCTTCGGATCGCCGCCCAGTTGCTGAAAGGGCGCAAAGTGGCCAAAGGAATCCGTTTCATGGTCATCCCCGCGACCCAGACGATCTATCGCCAGGCGCTGAAGGAAGGTCTGATCGAGATTTTCATGGAGGCGGAAGCCATTGTTTCTGCCGCCACGTGCGGTCCCTGCCTGGGAGGGCACATGGGAGTGCTCGGGCCGGGAGAGGTTTGTATTTCCTCCAGCAACCGGAATTTCCCGGGCCGCATGGGTCACCGGGATTCCCAAGTGTATCTGGCCAATCCGGCGGTTGTGACCGCCAGCGCGATCACCGGCACGATCAGCCATCCTGAGGACATTCTGGGGAAAAAAGCGACACCGGTCGCAGGATAAGGATAGAACCATGATCAAGGGAACGGCTTACAAATTCGGGGATAATGTGGATACGGATCAGATCATCCCGGCCCCATATCTGGTGACGACCGATGCCAGGGAACTCGCCAAGCACTGCATGGAAACCGCTGATGCGGATTTTCCAACCAAAGCCAAGCCGGGGGATATTCTGGTCGCTGGACGAAACTTTGGATGCGGTTCCAGCCGCGAGCATGCGCCGCTCGCCATCAAGGGGATGGGGTTGGGGTTGGTGATCGCCGAATCGTTTGCCCGCATTTTCTTTCGCAACTGCATTAACATTGGAATGCCCATTCTGGAATGCCCGGCGGCGGCTCAAGACACCGCCACAGGCGATCAGCTGGAAGTGGATCTCGATAAAGGGGAAATCAGGAATGTGACCAAAGGGAAAAGCTATAAAGCCCAGGCCTTCCCTCCTTTTATGCAGCAGATTATCCGGGCGGGCGGGCTGATGCCGTACGTCAAACAACGGATTGCGAAGAGGTAATTTTAATGAGCCACCGGTCTGAAAAACGTCGTGCCCCCCGGACCCGGACGGAATCGGTCTTGGAGCTTTACGACGACAGCGGCAACTTGATCGTCGGGGTTGGGCATCTGATGAATTACTCCGCGATGGGGGCCTGTTTCACGACGACCAAGCGGCTCCAGGTTGGAGAGCGATTGGTGGCTCGGATGCGCCTGGTGAGTGAAATTGTGGCCGAGATCTCCGCGACAGTGATTTGGATGAAATCCAAAAGCGGAGCGATGGTCTACGGGATTGAATTTGAAAACAGGCAGGACGAGTAAGTCCCCAGCAACCGATCAGCTGGGGGGTAGAGAAAGGCGTTTGAAATTTAAGAGAGCAAAGACCAGAAGCGTTCGTTCGGCGTCGATATCTTTTGACTTTCCCGTCACATCCAATTCATCCACCATCTCGATTTCAACCCGGCTTCCTTCCTTTGTTTGAATCAGATCCGACAACCGGTTCAAGACATCCATCGCCGAGTTCTTGAGACAAGCGGTGTTCTCGTCAAATAGGAATTTGGCCTGCAGAGTCACTTTAAGATGATCCCGATCCAGATAGACCACCGTCAACGCGCTGTCCGGATTCTGCCCGCCATAGTTTAAAGTGGAACGTCCCTCCGCCCGCTTTTTGGCGTTCGTGACGATCTCCTGCCGGATCTGGAGCAGGTAGGCTTCGGATTCTTTCGCGTTCTGCTTGCGTTGAATGGCTTTTTCAAAACTTTCAAAGGCCTCGCCCAGCCGGCCTAAATTGTACAGTTGGGTCCCCTGCCAGTAGTAGTTGCTGTCAGTCTGGTCCGTGGGGTTGTTGTCCTTGGTTTCTCCCCATCCTTCTCCGGCCAGAACGAATGAAATCCCTAAACTCAACAGAAGGAGTAGCGGTGGTTTTTTCACGTGCCGGATCCTCCCGGAACGGCGTTTGAGATAATGGCCATGGCGGAACCGCGTTTATCGGCGCTGCTCGGATTGGACGCCACAATTTGATTCGCGGGGATAAAGAGTTTCTCGCTGAAATATTTGATGAGAAGCTGCTGACGGCTTCGGGCCAGTTCGGGGTCCGCGTCGTAGGGTTGAATCGCAAACGGCAGACGCCCGTCTTCTCGAATGGTGTCACACACCTTGTCCAGAAGGGTTGAGGCTTCCTTGGTCCATTCAGCCTTTTTTTCCAGGAACAACCGTTTGCTGGAAAGCTCAATGACGGTTTTGCCGCGGTCTTTGAACATCAGAATCGAGAATTGGATAGGTTGGCCCATGTAGGTGTGATGGTAGCCGTCCTTGTCGGTGGTCGCCAACTGCGGGATATAAACCGTATCGACGGCGATATGGTCTCGGGCCAGGTCTTCGCCGTTCCAGTTTAAAACAGAGGGGGGAGTATTTTTGCCCTCTTGCTTGGCCACCGTAGTTCCCGCCTGATCGATAATCGTGAAGATCCATTCCTTAGCCGGTTTATCCAGAACGGGTTTCATGGATAGGAATGGGGCGTACGAGATGTCCGGAAGCCAAGGATGGAAAAGCTGTTCATCCTGGAAGTCTATCATGGAGGAGAAATCCCGGCCTTCTTCGAACGTCAGAGGGTTGTTCAAGACCGGCTGAAGCCGCTCTTCCGGAAAGTTTTGAATATCTTCCAGATTAAAGGCGGCCGGGGGATCGAATTTGCCGACCTGGAGTTTATCTTTCCGTTCGCCTTTAATGGTGATATCGCCGAGATCTCCCTGCGACGACGCGGGGGGGGCCTGGATCGATGTCGGCGCCGGGGTTTGGGGTTGGGCGGCCGCGGGTGCTGCGGGAGCGGCCTGGCTGAATCCTTCCAAGCTCCACGCCACCGCTCCGCAAACCAATAACCGTACGGACAATTTCAATAACTTCACAAGCACCCTCTCCTCCTTATGACGACAACGCAAAATTAAAGGTGATAATACCCCATTGTCCTTCATCGCCGACCCCGCCGATCGGAGCGAATCGCCACTGTTTCAGCGCTTCGATCGCCAATTCATCGAGCTGCGGGTATCCGGTGGTTTTCGTGATGCGCATATTGGTGCGCACAACCCCATCGGCGGTCACGGTAAAATACAACCGTACGGATCCGATAATTCCTTGTTCCTCGGCCCAAGCCGGGTATTGCGGGATCACTTTCTTCACCACGGGACGGTTTTTCAGGGGCCCGACAATCTCCGGCCCGCTCCCGCCCGCCCTTTTTGAGCTCTTCCCGGAAGCGTTGGATGCCTCCAGTTCCTGTTCCAGTTGGGCTGCTGCGCTGGGGATTCCTCCGCCCAATCCTGATCCCGATCCAAGGCCGCTGCCGCGTCCTGTCCCGGATCCAAATCCTCCTCGGCCAAAACCGCCGCTGCTGCCGGCGCGGTTCGTTAAAACGGATCCGGATGGTGCGCCGGTCGGTGCGTTTCCTGTCCCTCCGGTGCCGGAAAGCTGGATGGATGAGGCCGCGCCAGCGCCCAGGCTGTTCATCTCAGCGCTACCGGCTGACATAAACCCGGTTTTGCTTTGGAGAACGGGTTTTCCCTTGGATTCCTGCAGCTGAGCTCCACCGTAATTAATGGTCTGTTTCAGGGACGTCTTTCCGACGGCAATCGGAATCACGGCCCCGCCTCCGGTGATGGCTTCATCGGCGCCCACCTGAAAAGGAAGATCCTTGGCCTTAATGCCGCTGAAAGCCTTGGTTGTGAGGGTCGGACCACTGGGCATGGGCAGAGTCGGTGTTTTCATCCCCGTTTGAATCGGATTGGGCATGCTGGCCATCGCGATGTCTTCCGCACTGCTTTTCGGCTGAAAGACTTTGGCGATGGATTTCGGCATCAGTTTCTCTGTCAACGTGGGCCGCAGGGGGGCCGCCACCCGGGTCGTCAGAGGTTCAGGGGCGATATGAGCGATTTCTTCTATTTTGGGCTTCATGAGCATATCTTTGAGAGCTTCCATGAGCCCGGTTTTTTTCGGGGCCTCCGGTGCGGGAGCGGATCCACCGGGAGCCGGTTGTTCAACGATATCAATGGTCACAAATTCGTGGGCCGGGTGCCAGTTGCTTTTCAGAATACCGGGGTTCCACCATAAGGCCAACGCATGGATCACTGCGGCCGCTATCAGACAGACGCTTTCCCGCTGGAGCGTCGATTCAATCCTCGCATCGGCTGGAGAGATCCTCATCATGGTCATTTACTTCACTTTCTCTTCCTGTTGTTGCGTCGCAATTGCGATACGCTGAGCGCCGATGCTCTTGGCAATCTCCATCACACGTTCCACTCTGCCATAAGCCACGCCCTGATCCGCGCGCACAATCACCAGGAAATCTTTTTTGTTCACCAATTCCTTCTTGATAGCCGCTCCGAGGTTGTCCCAGTTCACCGAATTTTCATTGACCGCCAGCTCGTCCTTGGTGGACAGACTGATGCTGATGTTTTTCTCTTTACTTTCGGCGGTCACCGCCTTGGGCAGTTTCACCGCAAAACCGGGCAGGTTCAGAATGGGTGACGTGGCCAAGAGAATGATCAGCAGCACGAGCGAAACGTCGATGACCGGAATAATATTGACTCCGGATAAAGGGACCTCTTCGTCTAATCGGGGTTTAAATTTCATCAGATTCTCCGATCTTATCGCTTCTTCGGCTGGACCCATACCGGTCCAGCGGAACCGCCTGCCTTTTTCAGGAGGGCAATTTTTTCAGCCCCCTGCTGCTTCACCAGATCCAGGATCTGGACAAACCGTCCATGAATGACGCCGGGATCCGCTGTCAGGAGTACGGTTTTGTCCTGCCGACCGCCGATCTCCTGCGCCAGGCGGGCCGCCAGATCCAGATCCGTCGTGGTCTTAACCGCATTCAGCACGACGGTTCCATCCGAATTGATCGCCAGAATCATCGGCGGCTCCAGCGGTTGCTTGGCCAATACTCTGGTTGCCGTTGCCTTGCTGGCCTGAACTTTGATCATCGATTGCATGATCATCGGAGACAGCACCATCAGGACGATCAGCAGGACGAGCGAAAGGTCCGCCAACGGAATGACGTTGACATCAGAGAGTGGATCGTCCTCTTGCGCATTTTGCGAGCCGGCAGACATAAGTCACCTCTTAGTGATGCTTTTCGTTCCCTGTGTAAACCAGGATCGCGACTTCCTGACTGAGCAGATCATACTGCTGAACGATTGTTCGGACGCGTGTCGTGAAGTAGTTGTACAGAACGGCTGATGTGACGGCGACCGCAATGCCGGCGGCCGTCGCAATCAAGGCTTCGGCAATGCCGGCCGCGACGATGGTCGGACCACCCGATCCGGAAAGCGCCAGGTCTCGGAAGGCTCGAATCACCCCCAGCACCGTCCCGAGCAGACCCAGAAGAGGAGCGATAAAGCTCAGGGTTCCGAAAATGGCCAGGTGTTTGGTGAGAAGCCCCTGCAGTTTCATGCGATACAGGGCGAAAATGCTTTCCATCTCTTCGCGCGGAAAACTGGCCGCATTCAGAGCGACTTCGAGCGCATGGGTAATGAAGTTCGGGTTTCGGGTGCACAAGGCAATGGCTTCCTTCACCTGTCCTTGCCGGATGAATTGTTTAATGCGTTCTCCAATAGTCCCCTCGAGCCGCCCGATTTTGAGAAAGGCCCAGAATCGTTCCAGAGCATAAGCCACCATGATCACCGAGCAGAAAAGCAGTACGGGGATGACGAGGCTTACTTTCAGTAGTGAGGTCAGTGTCATGTTCTCCATCTTATTGTCCTCCTTTGAGTTCTTTCAATTTTTGCTGGGCCATCAGGGCGATTTCCTGATTCTTGGAAGATGAAGCGATCTCTCCGTAAATCGTCGTCAGTCCTTCCGTGGATCCTTTGGCCTCGATCATCTTGGCCAGTTCGACAAGCCCCGCGATCCGAAATTCATTATCGCGAGGCCCGATGCTGAGCAGACGCTGGAAAGCCGCCCGCGCCTCTGCATCTTTGTGCAAATTCTGATAGGCTTGCCCGATCTGATAGTGCGCCTCCGCCCGCTCCGCTGTTCCCGGCGGGATAGACTCAAAATCACGGATGGCTTGCTGAAAATTGCCCTTGCTCGCATGGAGTGTCCCGATCTGCAGGCGGACAAAGGTCGCCTTCGGATCAGAGGAGAAAAGCTGCAGGAAATTCTGATACGACTTGATCGCTTCATCCAATCGGAACGCTTTCTTGTAGCAGAGCGCAACGTTTAAAGCCGCGTCTTTGGCGAGCGGATTCTGCGGATAGCGTTTAACAAATTCGTTGAAAGCCTCGGCCGCCTTCTCATAATCCTTCTTGTTGAAAAAGCTAACTCCGACTTGGAACATGGCCTGGGAAACCATCTTGTCATTCGGGTAATTGATATAGAACGCCTTGTAGGCGGATGCGGCCGCGTCCATGTTGTTGAGGAAAAAGTAGCATTCAGCGTTGTAAAAGTAAGCCTGCGCCGCAAATTCCTCGTTCGGATAGGACAGCATGATTCGCTGGAAGTATTTCTGTGCGGCCGAGTAATCCTTCTTGTTGAAGAGAGTGGCCCCGCGTTCCCATAGAATCTGGGAGGCGGTCTGGCTGCCCGGCGCTTTGCGTAAGAGATCGCTGATTTCGGGGGAATGGAGTGAATTACTCCCCTGGTTTTGATAAGCCGTCAGCAGGGTTTCCGCCATCTGTTTAATCCGCGGGTCCGCCGGGTAGGCGTTGCTGAAGGCGCTGAACTGCTGATAGGCTCCCCGGATATCGCCTTTGTTAAAGTAGCTTTGGATGATTTGGAATTGCGCTTCCTGCGCTTCCGTGGTGTTGGGGTAGTTGGCGACCAGGGACTGGTAAGCGGCGATCGCCTGGTCGTAATGTCCCAACCCAAACTGGGTCTGACCGGTTTTTAAGTAGGCCAGCGAACGGAAAGGAGAGAACCGATAACCGTCAATGACTTGCTTCCACCGGGCGATGGATTCGGTGTAGTACTGTTGATTAAAAAGCGCTATCCCAGACGTATAAAGAGCCTCCGCCACCCGGACGGTATTGGTGGATTCGTGGATGAATGCGTCAAATTGAGTCATGGCCCCGTCGAAGTTCTTCTGATTGAAAAGGATTTTCCCAAATTGAAGCTTGGCATCGGCCCCGACCGCGGTGTTCCCCAGTTCCGTGGCGCGTTGAATGGCCTGTTGTTCAAAAATTTTCGCCTGATCCAGTTTCTCGGGTCCTTGAGCCGCCAGACTGGCTGCCAATCCCTGGAGGGCGTAAGGAATGACCGTGCTGTCGGGAGCCAACTCGACAAATCGGCGATAGGTCTGCTCCGCATGCGGCCAATCCTGAATGGAGTAATAGCCCTCCGCGATCCAGAAGAGTGTGTTTTTTCGCCAGGCGTCTGATTTGGTTTCTTCCTGCCGCTGAAGCCCTTCGTTCATGTGGTTCAGCGCGCTCACAATCCGAGACGGTTCGTTGGCTCGATGGAGACTGAGTGTCATCAGATAAACGGCTTTGCCGGCGGCCGGGCTCTGAGGAAAAAGATCCACAAGCGTTTGGTAGGAGTCGATCGCTTTTTCCGCGTTGTTGACTTGATCGTAGGCCACTCCTTGAAGCAAAAGCGCATAGCCGGTCAGGGGATTCTTCGCGTATTTTCTGAAAAATTTGTCCGATAGTTTAATCACTTCCCGATAGTTTCCCAGCGCCATGTAAGCCCAGATCACGCGGAATTCCGACTCCGGGATCAATTGCTCTTTGGGAATCGAGCGGGGCGCCGGGGCTACCCCGGATCCACCCGACGTGTAGCGGTTATCCTCATGGATGGTCCGGTTCCAGTCGCGTTGATAAACGGGAATCGTCGCCAGGAGATAGACCCAATCCGTCACGAGCGGATGGGAGTTGTATTCTTTCAGCAGGTTTTGAAGCGTGAGCTCGCAACGGGTGTAGTTTTTCTTCTGAAAATCGATGCAGGCCAGGCGATAGAGCGCCAGAACGCGAAGATCTCGAGGAGCGTCCCGTCGGCTGACCGGACCGAAAAAGGTCATGGACAGATCGTAGTCATGCGTCTGATAGATGGCTTCCCCGATCAGAATTCGAGCGCGATCCACCCAGGCGCCTTTTTTGGCTTTGGAAAGTAAGTTCTGGTAGGCCGATACGGCTTTGGCGATGTCCTTAATCTGGCAGAAGCAGGCGATGGAATAATATAAGGAAGGGATGTTATCCTGGTGCCGTTTGAAATAAGCCGCGGCAGACAGGTAAGCCCCCTTCTCAAACGATAAAAGCCCGGCCAGGAGGTCAACCTTCAGAAGACTCCCATAGGCAGGGTTGACGGTAAGGATATTTTTGTAGGCCTCCTCCGCGCGATCAATTTTTCCCTTGGCGAGGTAAGCACGTGCAATCGTATACCAGGCTTCAGCGGCCAGAAATCGGTTTGTTGAGTTGGCGACTTCTCGTGCGATCAGGAGCGATTCGCTGGATCGTCCGCTCAATAAATGGGTCTGCGCCAGGCGGGTCTTGGCGCTGTCTGTCAAATAAGGATATTTCCGCCCTTTGTTGACGACCGTCTCGAAATTTCGGGCCGCATCATCATAACGTTTTTCTTGATAAAGAATTTCACCGGTTGTGTAAACGGTTCCCAGCGCTCGATAGTCATTTTCGAATTGTTCGGATATGGGTTTAAAAATGCCCAGCAAGGCGTCTTCCCGTTCGGGCCGGACATCCACAGAGTGCGTAAAAACCTTTTTCTCCTGTGCGTAAGCGCTGATGGTGAAGAGGGGAATCCCTAAGGATAAAACCAAAATAGCTACGCACCCCCAACGACTCATTTCAAGTTTTGTTAACGCGGTTTTCATCTTTCGTTGATTTTTGGAGGTGATCGGGAAGCTGATCATGCCCCTATTGTACATATCTCCATACTTGGCCAGTTTAACAGAGCGAGTTATAACGGTCAAGGGGTAAATCGTGTTGTTCCTTCTCGCGATAAACAGTCTAGAGCGCCTGCGTTACAGGAACATGTCCAACGTGTAAAATATCATGTATCAACGTTGTTTTTCGTACGCATCGCGCATTGCCTGGAGAGGGATGGTCCTGCTAAAATAAGCGCCACCTTGTCACAATAAAGGAAAGGAGGCGGAGGTGTCCAAAAAGAAATTGAATGTTGCGATCGTCGGCGCCACCGGAGCGGTAGGCGTTGAATTCTTGAAATGCCTGGGAGAAAGGCATTTCCCCTTAGCCGAATTGCGTTTGCTGGCTTCCGCCCGTTCGCGGGGGAAGAAAATGGCGTTTGGCGGGGGGGAGATCACAGTCGAAGAGCTTACCGAGAAGAGCTTTAAAGGGATCGATATCGCGTTCTTCAGCGCTGGCT
This sequence is a window from Elusimicrobiota bacterium. Protein-coding genes within it:
- the leuC gene encoding 3-isopropylmalate dehydratase large subunit; its protein translation is MGQTAMQKILAAHAGKASVEPGEFIMAKADLAMANDVTAPIAIKALERAGITKLWNKDRIAIVLSHFVPAKDILSAAQAAVARTFCQKQDISLFFDEGRGGVEHSLLPELGLVVPGDVVIGADSHSCTYGALGLFSTGVGSTDVAAVMATGEIWLKVPETMKFNYGGKPGPWVTGKDLILYTIGQITFDGALYRNMEFTGPALKHLSMEARLTITNMAIEAGGKSGFIEADEVTEAYLKGRAKRPYTIYKSDPDASYVARYDWDISGMEPQVAQPNLPDKVAGVSQVKGAKINSAFLGSCTNGRIEDLRIAAQLLKGRKVAKGIRFMVIPATQTIYRQALKEGLIEIFMEAEAIVSAATCGPCLGGHMGVLGPGEVCISSSNRNFPGRMGHRDSQVYLANPAVVTASAITGTISHPEDILGKKATPVAG
- a CDS encoding 3-isopropylmalate dehydratase small subunit — its product is MIKGTAYKFGDNVDTDQIIPAPYLVTTDARELAKHCMETADADFPTKAKPGDILVAGRNFGCGSSREHAPLAIKGMGLGLVIAESFARIFFRNCINIGMPILECPAAAQDTATGDQLEVDLDKGEIRNVTKGKSYKAQAFPPFMQQIIRAGGLMPYVKQRIAKR
- a CDS encoding PilZ domain-containing protein; translated protein: MSHRSEKRRAPRTRTESVLELYDDSGNLIVGVGHLMNYSAMGACFTTTKRLQVGERLVARMRLVSEIVAEISATVIWMKSKSGAMVYGIEFENRQDE
- a CDS encoding energy transducer TonB, whose protein sequence is MMRISPADARIESTLQRESVCLIAAAVIHALALWWNPGILKSNWHPAHEFVTIDIVEQPAPGGSAPAPEAPKKTGLMEALKDMLMKPKIEEIAHIAPEPLTTRVAAPLRPTLTEKLMPKSIAKVFQPKSSAEDIAMASMPNPIQTGMKTPTLPMPSGPTLTTKAFSGIKAKDLPFQVGADEAITGGGAVIPIAVGKTSLKQTINYGGAQLQESKGKPVLQSKTGFMSAGSAEMNSLGAGAASSIQLSGTGGTGNAPTGAPSGSVLTNRAGSSGGFGRGGFGSGTGRGSGLGSGSGLGGGIPSAAAQLEQELEASNASGKSSKRAGGSGPEIVGPLKNRPVVKKVIPQYPAWAEEQGIIGSVRLYFTVTADGVVRTNMRITKTTGYPQLDELAIEALKQWRFAPIGGVGDEGQWGIITFNFALSS
- a CDS encoding biopolymer transporter ExbD produces the protein MKFKPRLDEEVPLSGVNIIPVIDVSLVLLIILLATSPILNLPGFAVKLPKAVTAESKEKNISISLSTKDELAVNENSVNWDNLGAAIKKELVNKKDFLVIVRADQGVAYGRVERVMEIAKSIGAQRIAIATQQQEEKVK
- a CDS encoding biopolymer transporter ExbD, with amino-acid sequence MSAGSQNAQEDDPLSDVNVIPLADLSLVLLIVLMVLSPMIMQSMIKVQASKATATRVLAKQPLEPPMILAINSDGTVVLNAVKTTTDLDLAARLAQEIGGRQDKTVLLTADPGVIHGRFVQILDLVKQQGAEKIALLKKAGGSAGPVWVQPKKR
- a CDS encoding MotA/TolQ/ExbB proton channel family protein gives rise to the protein MENMTLTSLLKVSLVIPVLLFCSVIMVAYALERFWAFLKIGRLEGTIGERIKQFIRQGQVKEAIALCTRNPNFITHALEVALNAASFPREEMESIFALYRMKLQGLLTKHLAIFGTLSFIAPLLGLLGTVLGVIRAFRDLALSGSGGPTIVAAGIAEALIATAAGIAVAVTSAVLYNYFTTRVRTIVQQYDLLSQEVAILVYTGNEKHH
- a CDS encoding tetratricopeptide repeat protein; protein product: MKTALTKLEMSRWGCVAILVLSLGIPLFTISAYAQEKKVFTHSVDVRPEREDALLGIFKPISEQFENDYRALGTVYTTGEILYQEKRYDDAARNFETVVNKGRKYPYLTDSAKTRLAQTHLLSGRSSESLLIAREVANSTNRFLAAEAWYTIARAYLAKGKIDRAEEAYKNILTVNPAYGSLLKVDLLAGLLSFEKGAYLSAAAYFKRHQDNIPSLYYSIACFCQIKDIAKAVSAYQNLLSKAKKGAWVDRARILIGEAIYQTHDYDLSMTFFGPVSRRDAPRDLRVLALYRLACIDFQKKNYTRCELTLQNLLKEYNSHPLVTDWVYLLATIPVYQRDWNRTIHEDNRYTSGGSGVAPAPRSIPKEQLIPESEFRVIWAYMALGNYREVIKLSDKFFRKYAKNPLTGYALLLQGVAYDQVNNAEKAIDSYQTLVDLFPQSPAAGKAVYLMTLSLHRANEPSRIVSALNHMNEGLQRQEETKSDAWRKNTLFWIAEGYYSIQDWPHAEQTYRRFVELAPDSTVIPYALQGLAASLAAQGPEKLDQAKIFEQQAIQRATELGNTAVGADAKLQFGKILFNQKNFDGAMTQFDAFIHESTNTVRVAEALYTSGIALFNQQYYTESIARWKQVIDGYRFSPFRSLAYLKTGQTQFGLGHYDQAIAAYQSLVANYPNTTEAQEAQFQIIQSYFNKGDIRGAYQQFSAFSNAYPADPRIKQMAETLLTAYQNQGSNSLHSPEISDLLRKAPGSQTASQILWERGATLFNKKDYSAAQKYFQRIMLSYPNEEFAAQAYFYNAECYFFLNNMDAAASAYKAFYINYPNDKMVSQAMFQVGVSFFNKKDYEKAAEAFNEFVKRYPQNPLAKDAALNVALCYKKAFRLDEAIKSYQNFLQLFSSDPKATFVRLQIGTLHASKGNFQQAIRDFESIPPGTAERAEAHYQIGQAYQNLHKDAEARAAFQRLLSIGPRDNEFRIAGLVELAKMIEAKGSTEGLTTIYGEIASSSKNQEIALMAQQKLKELKGGQ